Proteins from one Impatiens glandulifera chromosome 2, dImpGla2.1, whole genome shotgun sequence genomic window:
- the LOC124924446 gene encoding uncharacterized mitochondrial protein AtMg00810-like, whose product MVVVLLYVDNIILMDNNYDEVARLQDELSFRFKMKKLGELGIFLGLQIENFEKSLFVSQINYAKKLVDKFGPNIAYTVRVVISYMQEPRKQHLYEAKKIMKYINTLLDISLLYEKDAKFVLQIFANADFAGNRDDRRLTSMFVFHCGNTRISWSRRKQGSLSLYTTEVEYKALAHAAQ is encoded by the exons ATGGTGGTGGTGCTTCTATATGTGGATAACATAATCTTGATGGACAATAACTATGATGAGGTTGCTCGACTACAAGATGAGCTCTCGTTTCGTTTTAAGATGAAGAAGCTTGGGGAACTTGGAATTTTCCTTGGTCtacaaattgaaaattttgagaaaagtttGTTTGTATCGCAGATTAACTACGCAAAGAAGTTGGTAGATAAATTTG GGCCTAACATTGCTTATACAGTTAGAGTGGTGATTTCATACATGCAAGAGCCAAGGAAACAACACCTCTACGAAGCGAAGAAAATTATGAAGTATATTAACACCTTACTGGATATAAGTCTACTTTACGAGAAAGATGCAAAATTTGTCCTGCAAATATTTGCGAATGCTGACTTTGCTGGAAATCGAGACGATCGAAGATTGACATCTATGTTTGTTTTTCATTGTGGAAATACTAGAATATCTTGGAGTAGAAGGAAGCAAGGATCGTTATCATTGTATACGACAGAAGTAGAATACAAAGCATTAGCTCACGCAGCACAATAG